A single genomic interval of Gossypium raimondii isolate GPD5lz chromosome 11, ASM2569854v1, whole genome shotgun sequence harbors:
- the LOC105801430 gene encoding homeobox-leucine zipper protein ATHB-40, whose translation MNKLEDQMAFISQIYLGGYPQVAPQQAESKPRRRRNKNKGGENNLSMTKKRKLSQEQVDLLEHHFGNEHKLESERKDRLASELGLDPRQVAVWFQNRRARWKNKKLEEGFSKLKSDHHEVVLEKCRLESEVTKLKEKLCEAKKEIQRLGERVDRGSSNSPSSSLTMEAMDTPFLGEFGLEGYDNVFYIAENSYNNIPGMEWMNMYM comes from the exons ATGAATAAGCTTGAAGATCAAATGGCTTTTATCTCCCAAATATATCTTGGTGGATACCCTCAAGTTGCACCACAACAAG CGGAATCAAAGCCTCGACGGCGGCGGAATAAGAACAAAGGAGGAGAAAACAACCTTTCAATGACTAAAAAAAGGAAGCTCAGCCAAGAACAAGTTGATCTTCTTGAACATCATTTTGGCAATGAACATAAACTTGAGTCTGAAAGGAAAGACAGGCTTGCTTCCGAACTGGGACTGGATCCTCGTCAGGTTGCTGTTTGGTTCCAAAACAGACGAGCTCGTTGGAAGAACAAGAAGCTCGAGGAAGGGTTTAGCAAGTTGAAGTCTGACCATCACGAAGTTGTTCTTGAGAAATGTCGCCTTGAATCCGAG GTTACAAAGCTTAAAGAGAAACTTTGTGAAGCAAAGAAGGAAATCCAACGGCTAGGGGAGCGAGTAGATAGGGGTTCGAGTAATAGCCCAAGCTCATCTCTGACAATGGAAGCCATGGATACACCATTTTTAGGTGAATTTGGATTAGAAGGATATGATAATGTTTTCTACATAGCAGAGAATAGTTACAATAATATCCCTGGCATGGAGTGgatgaatatgtatatgtaa